In Dama dama isolate Ldn47 chromosome X, ASM3311817v1, whole genome shotgun sequence, one genomic interval encodes:
- the LOC133052783 gene encoding casein kinase I-like, which yields MASSSGPKADSIVGGRYKLVREIGCGSFGDVYSAIDLTNREEVAVKLESQDATQPLLVHEKELYNVLQGGVGIPQIRWFGQEADSNVLVMDLLGPSLEDLFNFCSRKFTMKTVLMLADQMISRLEYVHTHNLIHRDIKPENFLMGTGQQWKQLFLIDFGLAKKYRDPRTGQHTPYRKGKSLTGTPLYASITAHLGGRQSRRDDMESLGYVLMYFNRASLPWQGLQAATMKETFEKIREMKMTTPIDVLCDGFPIQFAMYLKYCCGLSFEEAPDYRYLRRLFRLLFRTLNYQYDYAFDWVVLKQKAEQQAASSSGQGQQAQPPAPPGNQSEETKSEAKGSKA from the coding sequence ATGGCGAGCAGCAGCGGACCCAAGGCCGATTCCATTGTCGGAGGGAGATATAAACTGGTTCGGGAGATCGGGTGTGGCTCCTTCGGGGACGTTTACTCGGCGATAGACCTCACCAACCGCGAGGAAGTGGCAGTGAAACTAGAGTCACAGGATGCGACGCAGCCCCTGTTGGTACATGAGAAGGAGCTCTATAATGTTCTTCAAGGTGGGGTTGGCATCCCCCAGATACGGTGGTTTGGTCAGGAAGCGGACTCGAATGTGCTCGTCATGGATCTTCTGGGACCCAGCCTTGAAGACCTCTTCAATTTCTGTTCAAGAAAGTTCACTATGAAAACTGTACTTATGTTAGCTGATCAGATGATCAGTAGACTCgaatatgtgcatacacacaatCTGATACACAGAGACATTAAACCAGAAAACTTCCTAATGGGTACTGGGCAGCAGTGGAAGCAGTTATTCCTTATCGATTTTGGTTTGGCCAAGAAGTACAGAGACCCCAGGACGGGGCAACACACACCCTACAGAAAGGGTAAAAGTCTCACTGGCACACCTCTCTATGCTAGCATCACTGCACATCTTGGTGGTCGACAGAGTCGCCGAGATGACATGGAATCATTAGGATATGTTTTGATGTATTTTAATAGAGCCAGCCTGCCATGGCAAGGATTACAGGCTGCAACAATGAAGGAAACATTTGAAAAGATTAGAGAAATGAAGATGACTACACCCATTGATGTTTTATGTGACGGCTTTCCTATACAATTTGCCATGTATTTAAAGTATTGTTGTGGGCTGTCCTTTGAGGAAGCCCCGGATTACAGATATCTGAGGCGGCTCTTCCGCCTTCTTTTCAGGACCCTGAATTACCAATATGACTATGCATTTGATTGGGTAGTGTTAAAGCAGAAAGCAGAACAGCAGGCTGCCTCTTCAAGTGGGCAGGGCCAGCAGGCCCAACCCCCGGCTCCCCCAGGCAATCaatctgaggaaaccaaaagtgAAGCCAAAGGTTCCAAGGCATGA